The following are from one region of the Paenibacillus sabinae T27 genome:
- a CDS encoding ArgE/DapE family deacylase, with translation MMNNKTRMAEKILEKISEKISSCGNQYIEFLSQLVQTDTQVIGHGVDGGKEQAGQEIVKARLSRLGLSIDEFPVEDDKIRKYPGANLGHNNEGRNNIVGVMKGIGGGRSLILNGHIDTMPFGDRQAWSKDPFSGMIEGDKLYGLGSTDMKASLSAMIMALEVIKSCDIKLKGDLILQSVVDEEGGGNGTLACVERGYKADAAIVGEPTHLNIQPAHMGFMFHEIKVSGLSIHSSQLWNGVNAIDKAMKIYKSLQELEHYWLMTERHPLLPPPTINLGVIEGGIAGSVVPGSCTMKTCLHYHPKSGQSFEETRNIVNEQVQRAIMNTAQADPWLAEHPPEITVYQEGFPFETDVNHPVVEEMSNIIHSLFNKEAIIEGMPAGCDARLLSQFGSTPTIIVGCGDAKQAHTVDEYVSVSEYLKCIEVYANFIVSWCGIDSQ, from the coding sequence ATGATGAACAACAAGACGAGAATGGCAGAGAAAATATTAGAAAAAATTTCAGAGAAAATATCGAGCTGCGGCAATCAGTATATCGAATTTCTATCGCAATTGGTGCAAACCGATACGCAGGTCATTGGTCATGGAGTGGATGGCGGGAAAGAGCAAGCCGGACAAGAAATTGTGAAAGCCCGACTGAGCCGGCTCGGCTTGAGTATTGATGAATTTCCGGTTGAGGACGACAAGATCAGAAAGTACCCCGGAGCTAATTTAGGGCACAACAATGAAGGCCGCAACAATATAGTCGGAGTCATGAAAGGGATAGGAGGCGGCAGGTCACTCATTCTGAATGGTCATATTGACACGATGCCATTTGGCGATCGGCAGGCCTGGAGCAAGGATCCTTTTTCCGGAATGATTGAGGGAGACAAGCTGTACGGTCTGGGATCAACGGATATGAAGGCTTCATTAAGCGCTATGATTATGGCCCTGGAAGTTATTAAATCCTGCGATATCAAATTGAAAGGCGATCTGATTCTCCAAAGTGTCGTCGATGAAGAGGGCGGTGGCAACGGTACATTGGCTTGTGTGGAGCGAGGGTATAAGGCGGATGCAGCCATTGTAGGGGAACCAACCCATTTGAATATTCAACCGGCCCATATGGGTTTCATGTTTCATGAGATCAAAGTATCCGGTTTGAGTATCCATTCCAGCCAGTTATGGAACGGGGTCAATGCAATTGACAAAGCCATGAAAATTTATAAGAGTCTGCAGGAACTGGAGCATTATTGGCTGATGACGGAAAGACATCCGTTGCTGCCGCCTCCTACCATTAATTTGGGTGTAATTGAAGGAGGAATCGCGGGTTCGGTTGTTCCCGGTTCATGCACGATGAAGACATGCCTTCATTATCATCCCAAGTCTGGTCAGAGCTTCGAGGAAACGAGAAATATAGTGAACGAACAGGTGCAGCGTGCGATTATGAATACTGCGCAAGCCGATCCGTGGCTGGCGGAACATCCGCCGGAAATTACCGTTTATCAGGAAGGCTTTCCTTTTGAAACGGACGTGAATCATCCTGTTGTTGAAGAAATGAGCAATATTATTCATTCCCTCTTCAACAAAGAAGCCATAATTGAAGGAATGCCGGCCGGCTGCGATGCCCGTTTATTATCCCAGTTCGGTTCAACGCCGACGATTATTGTGGGCTGCGGTGACGCTAAACAAGCCCATACCGTTGATGAGTATGTTTCCGTTTCCGAGTACTTAAAGTGTATTGAAGTCTACGCCAACTTTATCGTTTCTTGGTGCGGCATAGATTCACAATAA
- a CDS encoding glutamine amidotransferase, with the protein MKVLFLGESWVIHMIHTKGYDSFTSTKYEEGATFLLECIRNADIEVDYMPGHEVQVRFPNKLDVLKKYDVIVISDVGANTFLLPNQTFYQMEIAPNSLELIRQYVEEGGGLLMIGGYLSFTGIEAKANYKNSPLAEVLPVELSDFDDRVETPQGFRPEVVQSHSVVDGLGSWPTFLGYNRLTTKPDAEELVSYGQDPFLVVGQYKKGKTAAFASDCAPHWGSLEFMNWEHYQQLWVNILNYLKP; encoded by the coding sequence ATGAAAGTTTTATTTTTGGGAGAGTCCTGGGTTATTCATATGATTCATACAAAAGGCTATGACAGCTTTACTTCAACGAAGTATGAAGAAGGAGCGACATTTCTGTTGGAATGCATAAGAAATGCGGATATCGAAGTTGATTATATGCCTGGGCACGAAGTGCAAGTACGCTTTCCCAACAAGCTGGATGTACTGAAGAAGTATGACGTTATTGTCATAAGCGATGTCGGAGCCAATACCTTTTTGCTTCCAAACCAAACGTTCTATCAAATGGAAATCGCACCAAACAGTCTGGAATTGATTCGCCAATATGTAGAAGAAGGCGGCGGATTGTTAATGATTGGCGGGTACCTGTCCTTTACCGGGATAGAAGCAAAGGCCAACTATAAAAACTCTCCGCTAGCAGAGGTGCTCCCGGTAGAACTCTCGGATTTCGATGACCGCGTGGAGACACCGCAGGGCTTCCGCCCGGAAGTGGTACAAAGCCATTCGGTCGTAGACGGATTAGGTTCATGGCCGACCTTTCTGGGATATAACCGTTTGACAACAAAACCGGATGCCGAAGAGCTTGTAAGCTACGGTCAGGATCCGTTTCTGGTCGTAGGACAATACAAAAAAGGAAAAACCGCCGCATTCGCCAGCGATTGCGCTCCACACTGGGGCTCTTTGGAATTTATGAATTGGGAACATTACCAGCAGTTGTGGGTTAATATTTTGAATTATTTAAAGCCTTAA
- a CDS encoding Zn-dependent hydrolase, whose amino-acid sequence MIAINKERVWKSILDLSEIGKSEHGGVTRLSFTEEEKRAKEYVTQRMKEAGLTVYEDPIGNLFGRWEGTAPSAPVVMFGSHIDSVLGGGNFDGPAGVLAAIEVVQTMREKGLTPDHPLEVAVFTDEEGARFHTGMIGSRAIVGKLNAEDLYKHKDDHQISIAEAMKASGLDPENLEQARRTPGSIKAYLELHIEQGKILESKDIPVGIVTGIAAPVWLQLTLNGKAGHAGTTPMDMRKDPLVAAAEIICKLEQLAIENPGTVGTVGKINALPGGVNIIPGRVELALDIRHPVEEVRNRVEDEIRAFIKRNCSERGIEYEIEVPHRLKPTPCSENVIAVVQDSVAAAGLPVQKLISGAAHDAMVMAEITEVGMIFVRSKDGISHHPDEWTSKEDLAWGTEVLYQSITRLAGIHH is encoded by the coding sequence ATGATCGCGATAAACAAGGAACGAGTATGGAAAAGTATTTTGGATTTAAGTGAAATCGGGAAGAGTGAACATGGCGGAGTAACCAGGCTGTCTTTTACCGAAGAAGAAAAAAGAGCAAAAGAATATGTAACCCAAAGGATGAAAGAAGCAGGACTGACTGTATATGAAGATCCAATCGGTAATTTGTTCGGGAGATGGGAAGGAACAGCTCCAAGCGCTCCGGTTGTTATGTTCGGCTCTCATATCGATAGTGTATTGGGCGGCGGAAACTTTGATGGGCCAGCAGGTGTTTTAGCCGCAATTGAAGTTGTGCAAACGATGAGAGAAAAAGGGCTTACTCCTGATCATCCTCTTGAAGTAGCGGTATTTACCGATGAAGAAGGAGCGAGGTTCCACACAGGCATGATTGGGAGCCGGGCTATCGTTGGAAAATTGAACGCCGAAGACTTATATAAGCACAAGGATGATCATCAGATCTCGATCGCAGAAGCCATGAAAGCATCCGGACTGGATCCTGAAAATTTAGAACAAGCCAGAAGAACGCCGGGGAGCATTAAAGCTTATTTAGAGCTACATATCGAACAAGGAAAAATTTTGGAAAGTAAAGATATCCCTGTAGGGATCGTAACAGGAATAGCCGCTCCGGTTTGGCTGCAGCTTACTTTGAACGGTAAGGCAGGGCATGCAGGGACAACTCCTATGGACATGAGAAAAGACCCGCTTGTTGCTGCGGCCGAAATCATTTGCAAGCTTGAACAACTGGCTATAGAAAACCCAGGGACCGTAGGGACAGTGGGTAAAATCAATGCTTTGCCCGGAGGCGTCAACATTATACCCGGCAGAGTGGAATTGGCATTGGACATCAGACATCCGGTTGAGGAAGTACGGAATCGGGTCGAAGATGAAATCAGGGCGTTTATCAAGCGGAATTGCAGCGAGCGAGGCATTGAATATGAAATTGAGGTGCCTCACCGGTTGAAGCCGACGCCGTGTTCGGAGAATGTGATCGCCGTTGTCCAGGATTCGGTTGCTGCAGCCGGACTTCCGGTCCAAAAATTGATCAGCGGCGCTGCTCACGATGCGATGGTAATGGCGGAAATCACCGAGGTTGGCATGATTTTCGTCCGGAGTAAGGATGGAATCAGCCATCACCCGGATGAATGGACAAGCAAAGAAGATTTAGCATGGGGAACGGAAGTTTTGTATCAATCGATCACCAGATTAGCGGGAATTCATCATTAA
- a CDS encoding LacI family DNA-binding transcriptional regulator, whose protein sequence is MATIRDVAKLSGVSVATISRVINKNGYVTPETEIKVINAINQLNYSPNAVARGLARKKTNTIALVLPDITNPFFSELARAVEDAAKHYGYTLNLCNSDNEESKEKAYFDILKDRYVDGIIIASDTSAYRRHYLKNSKIPLVTIDQTPRNESSVIVTSKNIKGAKLAVRHLFEIGCKKIAHIYGPLEYKPSLDRLRGYEQAVKSQEWYSSSLTVQGNFKIESGIEAVKTLLERHPDIDGIFAGNDLMAIGALKGLLKMGKKVPEDVAICGFDNINLTEIMEPEITTVAQSIYGMGTLAVELLMKKIGESPVEADDNIHLHELDVTLIQRGSTQRGVKK, encoded by the coding sequence ATGGCAACAATTCGGGATGTAGCGAAGCTATCAGGTGTATCAGTTGCAACGATTTCGAGAGTGATTAACAAAAACGGATATGTAACTCCTGAAACAGAGATTAAAGTAATCAATGCGATTAATCAGCTGAATTATTCGCCTAATGCGGTTGCCAGAGGACTAGCCCGTAAGAAAACCAACACCATTGCATTGGTTTTGCCGGATATAACGAATCCATTTTTCTCTGAGTTGGCAAGAGCTGTAGAGGATGCAGCCAAACATTATGGATATACACTGAATTTATGCAATTCGGACAATGAAGAAAGTAAGGAAAAAGCGTATTTTGATATCCTCAAAGACAGGTATGTAGACGGTATTATTATTGCTTCCGATACATCGGCCTACCGAAGACACTACTTGAAAAACAGTAAAATTCCTTTGGTTACAATAGATCAAACGCCAAGGAATGAATCGAGTGTTATCGTCACATCGAAAAATATAAAAGGCGCTAAGTTAGCTGTCAGACATCTATTTGAGATTGGTTGCAAAAAGATCGCACATATCTACGGACCATTGGAATATAAACCAAGCTTAGACAGGCTCCGGGGATACGAACAAGCGGTAAAATCGCAAGAATGGTATTCCTCCAGTCTTACGGTTCAGGGCAACTTTAAGATTGAAAGTGGAATTGAAGCGGTTAAAACATTGCTTGAGCGGCATCCTGACATCGATGGTATCTTTGCCGGAAATGATTTAATGGCGATAGGCGCACTAAAGGGACTATTGAAAATGGGGAAAAAAGTACCAGAAGACGTGGCGATTTGTGGTTTTGATAACATTAATTTAACTGAAATTATGGAACCTGAGATTACTACAGTTGCCCAGTCGATCTATGGAATGGGAACCCTGGCGGTAGAATTGCTCATGAAAAAGATTGGTGAATCACCGGTAGAAGCAGACGACAATATTCACCTTCATGAATTGGACGTTACTTTGATTCAAAGAGGATCAACTCAAAGAGGGGTGAAAAAATGA
- a CDS encoding IS110 family transposase: MEPVIGLDVSKGSSVFQAFTGRNEAWGETEVMVHEAKGFGRLKACVEQLQEQTSQEPVVILEATGHYHRGLVNFLVQQGIRHCIVNPLQSKRARGTKLRKVKTDAADAWHLAEMYYRGEILPHRTPEDVYTELQHVTRQHEFVTGLYVQAKLNTRALLDQVFPAFEGIFYNLYSETALRVLECCLRGQEDRVYETMEKTAGQSHAKWWVEEKAQRVEEALSEWHQVKVSSSQVYILEGMLSLLHSLQEQLKRLEKQMQELSMGMPETELLRTIPGIGEKLAATLVAELGDIRQFESPKQLVAYAGLDPGVFNSGKFTASSNRITKRGSKRLRRALYLAVQCSLRRGDCSKLRPYYDKKKKEGKPYKVAVIACANKLLHHIYAILRKGQPYQV; the protein is encoded by the coding sequence ATGGAACCGGTTATTGGACTGGATGTTTCGAAGGGAAGTAGTGTATTTCAAGCCTTTACAGGGCGGAATGAAGCGTGGGGGGAAACCGAAGTCATGGTTCATGAAGCGAAAGGGTTTGGACGGTTGAAAGCATGCGTAGAGCAACTGCAGGAACAGACCAGCCAAGAGCCCGTGGTTATTCTGGAGGCGACGGGACATTACCACCGGGGACTAGTGAACTTTTTGGTACAGCAGGGAATCCGGCATTGTATCGTAAATCCCTTGCAGTCCAAAAGAGCGAGAGGAACCAAGCTCCGGAAAGTCAAGACGGATGCGGCGGATGCCTGGCATCTGGCCGAGATGTATTACCGGGGTGAAATCCTGCCTCACCGGACTCCGGAAGACGTTTATACCGAGCTTCAGCATGTAACCAGACAGCATGAATTTGTGACGGGTTTATATGTACAGGCGAAGCTCAATACTCGGGCCCTGCTGGATCAGGTGTTCCCTGCGTTCGAGGGAATATTTTATAATCTATACTCGGAAACGGCACTGCGAGTGCTGGAGTGTTGTTTGCGGGGTCAGGAAGACCGGGTGTACGAGACGATGGAGAAGACGGCAGGACAGTCACATGCCAAGTGGTGGGTGGAAGAAAAGGCTCAGCGTGTGGAGGAGGCCTTGAGTGAATGGCACCAGGTCAAAGTGAGTTCATCTCAAGTCTACATTCTAGAGGGGATGCTTTCCCTACTTCATTCCTTGCAAGAGCAGTTAAAGCGCTTAGAGAAGCAGATGCAGGAGCTTTCGATGGGAATGCCGGAAACAGAACTGCTGAGAACGATTCCCGGGATTGGAGAAAAACTGGCAGCTACGCTTGTAGCGGAATTGGGAGACATTCGGCAGTTTGAAAGCCCGAAACAGTTGGTGGCTTATGCAGGGCTGGACCCTGGGGTATTTAATTCAGGGAAATTCACCGCTTCCAGCAACCGAATTACCAAGCGAGGCTCCAAACGTCTGAGAAGGGCCTTGTATTTAGCTGTACAATGTAGTCTCAGGCGAGGCGACTGCTCTAAACTCAGACCTTATTACGACAAGAAAAAGAAAGAAGGCAAGCCCTACAAGGTCGCGGTGATTGCTTGCGCCAACAAGCTGCTTCATCACATATACGCGATCCTAAGAAAAGGCCAGCCTTACCAGGTATAA
- a CDS encoding ABC transporter substrate-binding protein, giving the protein MEISDVHFMRLAAALQPSERPEEPIRVTIEQLSGLLCCTPRNVKFILRRLEEKALISWKPGRGRGHTSSLAFLRSMEEIQEDTFQELLVQGKIKEAIELIGAPEVSSLLRERLWTELNRQMGFHSEPEASTGQDVLRMMRNRHLERLDPAFVFTAFEAYIIGQVCNTLVSYDAASKGFLPGLAHTWEHSDQYTRWTFYLRKGVRFHHGKTMTADDVKYTLERLFQVDSHALWQYRDIAEVKTKGDYTISFCLSRPNLFFLHLIGSLYMSILPSDVVFSGIPTGTGPFRITNLNKDVLTLTAFDSYYGIRPLLDRVEIWFLPDRASSVRHYELSGPENDELMAWNQYNSSIDYPALGCRYIVFNLRREGVHHRKEIREALRIAYDRVALIRELRGSRYTPADSLLPWISSERQVQERPLKEAEELLRQAGYAGEPIQLAYPPKKEESEEAEWLEKRCHAIGLHLVLYPLHPGRSAEEILHNADLLIGEEVLEDDWEWGMMNFYKNRRNYLHYLFNPAQTELLDRETERIFQLTKPERVSCLLQAEQLARDNFWILHGCHLNKRAKLSQSLLGLHTGSFGFLDISRLWVKV; this is encoded by the coding sequence GTGGAAATAAGCGACGTCCATTTTATGCGGCTGGCAGCCGCTCTGCAGCCTTCCGAAAGACCAGAAGAACCGATTCGCGTAACCATTGAGCAATTGTCTGGTCTGCTCTGCTGCACACCGCGCAACGTGAAGTTCATTCTGCGGCGGCTGGAGGAGAAAGCGCTGATTTCGTGGAAGCCGGGGAGGGGAAGAGGTCATACTTCTTCGCTGGCTTTTCTGCGGAGTATGGAAGAAATACAGGAAGATACGTTCCAGGAACTGCTAGTTCAAGGGAAAATCAAGGAAGCGATCGAGCTGATCGGAGCGCCCGAGGTGAGCAGTCTCCTGAGAGAAAGGCTCTGGACCGAGCTTAATCGGCAGATGGGCTTTCACAGTGAACCGGAAGCTTCTACGGGGCAGGATGTGCTGCGTATGATGCGGAACCGCCATTTGGAGAGGCTGGACCCGGCTTTTGTGTTTACGGCATTTGAAGCATACATAATAGGGCAAGTCTGCAATACACTGGTGAGCTATGATGCCGCCAGCAAAGGGTTCCTTCCGGGGCTGGCCCATACGTGGGAGCACAGCGACCAGTATACCCGCTGGACCTTTTATTTGCGGAAAGGGGTCCGCTTTCATCATGGGAAGACCATGACGGCGGATGATGTGAAATACACGTTGGAAAGGCTGTTTCAGGTGGACAGTCATGCCTTGTGGCAGTACCGGGACATTGCCGAGGTGAAGACGAAGGGAGATTATACGATTTCTTTTTGCCTGAGCCGACCGAATCTGTTCTTTCTGCATCTGATCGGTAGCTTGTACATGTCTATTCTGCCCAGCGACGTTGTTTTTTCGGGAATCCCTACCGGTACCGGTCCTTTTCGTATCACCAATCTGAACAAAGATGTATTGACACTTACCGCATTCGACAGCTATTACGGCATACGGCCGCTGCTGGATAGAGTGGAGATCTGGTTCCTGCCGGACCGGGCGAGCAGCGTCCGCCATTATGAGCTTTCCGGCCCCGAAAACGATGAATTGATGGCCTGGAATCAATACAACAGCAGCATCGATTACCCTGCGCTCGGCTGCCGGTATATCGTATTCAATTTACGGCGTGAAGGGGTTCATCACCGAAAAGAGATTCGCGAGGCTCTGCGTATTGCGTATGACCGGGTCGCCTTGATTCGTGAACTGAGGGGCAGCCGCTATACGCCTGCGGACAGCTTATTGCCCTGGATCAGCAGCGAGCGTCAAGTACAAGAGAGGCCGCTCAAGGAGGCCGAGGAGCTTCTGCGCCAAGCGGGGTATGCCGGGGAGCCGATACAGCTGGCCTATCCGCCCAAGAAGGAGGAAAGCGAGGAGGCCGAATGGCTGGAAAAACGGTGCCACGCCATCGGTCTCCATCTCGTGCTTTATCCACTCCATCCCGGCAGGTCTGCGGAGGAAATTTTGCACAATGCCGATCTGCTTATCGGGGAAGAGGTGCTGGAAGACGACTGGGAGTGGGGGATGATGAACTTTTATAAAAATCGGCGGAATTACCTCCATTATCTGTTCAATCCGGCGCAGACGGAGCTTCTGGACCGGGAAACGGAGAGGATTTTTCAGCTTACCAAACCGGAACGGGTCTCGTGTCTGCTCCAAGCGGAACAGCTTGCCCGGGACAACTTCTGGATTCTCCACGGCTGTCACCTGAATAAGCGAGCAAAGCTCAGCCAGAGCCTGCTTGGCCTGCATACTGGCTCTTTTGGGTTTCTGGATATTTCCAGGTTGTGGGTGAAGGTATAA
- a CDS encoding MDR family MFS transporter translates to MKQTLRHIHPLAWTIIVGTMFGRLVTSMSIPFLSIYLTKVLGATPTQTGITIAVSSLAGVSVSFYGGYISDIIGRKKVMLVSIFSWAVVFVGFAMAGHLWVFLVVNMFNGLCRAVFEPTSRALLSDITPSEHKLLVFNLRYAAINLGVVFGPIIGLQLGSAQSTSPFLIAATVYIAYGLMLVLQFAVHGKNLSAPSRAQAPQLREALSVTGRDRVFLPILIGTIFCVLGYGHFGSTLAQYLALNPHFANGGKAFSYMLSLNAITVLVVQFPVVRTFRHMPPVIPLILGNVCVSASMILFGVAGGLPLLMFGVVLFTIGEVLLFTMMDMLIDRVAKPEWKGTYFGTIGFNGIGSVLAPIQGGLLLDQMGSEHGLSLFIPLALSTALGLPFLLTAHRRLSARERSISIQCIEGKEKAV, encoded by the coding sequence ATGAAACAAACATTACGCCACATTCATCCACTGGCATGGACCATTATCGTCGGCACCATGTTCGGCCGGCTGGTAACCTCAATGAGCATCCCATTTTTGTCTATCTATCTGACCAAAGTGCTGGGCGCAACCCCGACACAGACCGGTATTACGATTGCCGTAAGCTCGCTCGCCGGCGTTTCGGTATCGTTCTATGGCGGCTACATATCGGATATTATCGGGCGAAAAAAGGTTATGCTCGTATCCATTTTCAGCTGGGCCGTGGTGTTCGTCGGCTTCGCCATGGCCGGCCATTTGTGGGTGTTTTTGGTTGTCAACATGTTTAACGGGCTGTGCCGCGCCGTCTTCGAGCCAACCTCGCGGGCGCTGCTGTCGGATATCACGCCAAGCGAACATAAGCTGCTTGTCTTCAATCTGCGTTACGCCGCTATTAATCTCGGTGTTGTGTTCGGCCCGATCATTGGCCTTCAGCTCGGTTCGGCACAGTCGACCTCCCCGTTCCTGATCGCCGCTACCGTGTATATCGCCTACGGGCTTATGCTCGTCCTGCAGTTCGCCGTTCACGGCAAGAATCTCTCGGCGCCATCCAGGGCCCAGGCGCCTCAGCTGCGCGAAGCGCTGTCCGTGACAGGACGGGACCGTGTGTTTCTGCCGATCCTGATCGGCACCATCTTTTGCGTGCTTGGCTACGGGCATTTCGGTTCGACGCTGGCGCAGTATTTGGCGCTTAATCCCCATTTTGCAAACGGCGGAAAAGCCTTTTCGTACATGCTGTCGCTTAACGCAATCACTGTACTTGTTGTCCAATTTCCCGTTGTGCGGACATTCCGCCACATGCCGCCGGTCATACCGCTCATTCTCGGCAATGTGTGCGTCTCGGCATCGATGATTCTGTTCGGGGTGGCCGGCGGCCTGCCTCTGCTGATGTTTGGCGTTGTGCTGTTTACAATCGGTGAAGTGCTGCTGTTCACGATGATGGATATGCTGATTGACCGGGTCGCCAAGCCGGAATGGAAAGGAACCTACTTCGGCACGATCGGCTTCAACGGCATTGGCAGCGTCTTGGCGCCGATTCAAGGCGGCCTGCTGCTTGACCAAATGGGTTCGGAGCATGGACTTTCCCTGTTCATCCCGCTGGCGCTATCGACCGCGCTCGGTCTGCCTTTCCTTCTGACCGCACACCGCCGCCTGTCGGCACGGGAACGCTCCATCAGCATCCAGTGTATCGAAGGCAAGGAAAAGGCGGTTTGA
- a CDS encoding winged helix-turn-helix transcriptional regulator, which yields MTQKKYNIPVEATLEIIGGKWKCVILCHLTHGKKRTSDLKRLMPAITQKMLTQQLRELEEDGIVNRICYNQIPPKVEYELSEYGWSLKSILDSLCAWGERHIIQEYGDKFAVLEDNILNKNSMVKDGQPVV from the coding sequence ATGACTCAAAAGAAATACAATATTCCGGTGGAAGCTACCCTTGAAATTATCGGAGGCAAGTGGAAATGCGTCATTCTGTGTCATTTGACTCATGGCAAGAAGCGGACAAGTGACCTGAAGCGACTGATGCCTGCCATTACGCAAAAGATGCTGACCCAACAGCTCCGGGAGCTGGAAGAGGACGGGATCGTTAACCGGATCTGCTACAATCAGATCCCTCCGAAAGTGGAATATGAGCTGAGCGAGTATGGCTGGAGCCTGAAGTCGATCCTCGATTCTCTTTGCGCTTGGGGAGAAAGACATATCATTCAGGAATATGGCGACAAATTCGCTGTGCTGGAAGATAATATTTTGAATAAGAACAGTATGGTGAAGGACGGTCAGCCCGTCGTCTGA
- a CDS encoding IS110 family transposase, with the protein MFLARSAIGELHWDCHLSSAATEGFQQFSRWIQDLLKSYNLNKIIVGMEPTGHYWLSLARWLSDKGIEAVLVNPHLVKKNKENRDNPPSKSDRKDALVIADMIK; encoded by the coding sequence ATGTTTCTCGCGCGGTCAGCTATCGGGGAATTGCACTGGGATTGCCACTTGAGTTCGGCAGCCACGGAGGGCTTTCAACAGTTTAGCCGGTGGATTCAAGATCTGCTAAAGTCTTACAATCTTAACAAAATCATCGTTGGCATGGAACCTACCGGCCATTACTGGTTAAGCCTAGCTCGCTGGCTTTCAGACAAAGGAATTGAGGCTGTTCTCGTGAATCCCCACCTCGTCAAAAAGAACAAGGAAAACCGAGACAATCCCCCATCGAAAAGTGACCGGAAAGACGCACTCGTCATCGCAGATATGATTAAATAG
- a CDS encoding IS110 family transposase → MLGEAGDLSGYVHGNALLRHAGLNVSEASSGKWRGKMALSKRGRPRLRRFLFLMTMCMVMTNPNVRALHHYNVDVKKLKKMKSIMKLCGKVARMLVSLAKNNEAIVQLKYFRKPLGRVISPVDAFAGWTRSTEYREAINKRARTRSDMGVKIARGDMETCRIWNKLGDILSPLFLHALTGVPSHRLLCSLLI, encoded by the coding sequence GTGTTAGGAGAGGCTGGCGATCTTAGTGGTTACGTACACGGAAATGCCTTGCTTCGTCATGCGGGTCTAAACGTGTCTGAGGCCAGTTCCGGGAAATGGCGTGGGAAAATGGCGCTCAGCAAGCGCGGTCGCCCTCGTCTCCGGCGTTTTCTCTTTCTCATGACGATGTGTATGGTTATGACCAATCCGAATGTAAGAGCCCTGCACCACTACAATGTAGACGTGAAAAAGCTCAAGAAAATGAAATCTATTATGAAATTATGTGGTAAAGTGGCCCGAATGCTTGTTAGCCTGGCCAAGAACAACGAAGCTATAGTTCAGTTAAAGTATTTCCGCAAGCCGCTAGGGCGCGTTATTTCACCAGTTGATGCATTCGCAGGATGGACAAGAAGCACGGAGTATCGGGAGGCAATAAACAAAAGGGCTCGGACCCGTTCCGACATGGGAGTGAAAATCGCTAGGGGCGACATGGAGACATGCAGGATATGGAACAAATTGGGTGATATACTCTCACCTTTATTCTTGCATGCCCTTACAGGTGTTCCAAGCCACCGCCTCCTCTGTTCCCTTCTTATTTGA
- a CDS encoding GNAT family N-acetyltransferase, with amino-acid sequence MKVVNATKDDLNEWLELASEVENLFGPMVSDPKFIQAIVKNINQCSAFCVRENDGLPGSRLLGGVLFSSAGAPSYKIGWLVVSSRARNKGIATELLRHILKLVEVPAEVSVTTFGDDIPDGRPARKLYQKFGFVPQEDLIPNGPEGGSRQKFKLIITQKA; translated from the coding sequence ATGAAAGTTGTGAACGCTACAAAGGATGATCTGAACGAATGGTTGGAATTAGCTTCTGAAGTCGAAAACCTCTTTGGTCCAATGGTAAGTGATCCAAAATTTATTCAGGCTATAGTGAAAAATATTAATCAATGTAGCGCATTTTGTGTGAGGGAAAACGATGGATTGCCAGGATCACGCTTACTGGGCGGAGTTTTATTTTCGTCAGCAGGTGCCCCAAGCTACAAGATTGGATGGTTAGTGGTTTCATCCCGAGCAAGAAACAAAGGTATAGCAACGGAACTACTGCGACATATATTGAAACTTGTTGAAGTCCCAGCAGAAGTATCAGTTACTACATTTGGTGATGATATTCCAGATGGACGACCTGCAAGAAAGTTATATCAGAAGTTTGGATTTGTGCCTCAAGAGGACTTAATTCCAAATGGTCCAGAAGGTGGTAGTCGTCAGAAATTCAAGCTGATTATAACACAGAAGGCTTAA